From a region of the Candidatus Methanoplasma cognatum genome:
- a CDS encoding sirohydrochlorin cobaltochelatase: SMAADGVSEIVALPLFVASGRHTTQDIPCKLGIPEGYGSFVSAKYGKDIMIHYNEPFGDDPGVTQVLLEKLKKMGCSENTGVLLVAHGSPMKHNADLVNMTSDRLKASGVRNVFVGFNEYNEPTIEHSYEEMIASGFERVIVLPMFLASGAHIGEEIPEKLGIPAGSNGGIVERGGRSISVSYAEPLGLNPDMNDILVKKIEKSSAT; the protein is encoded by the coding sequence ATCAATGGCCGCTGACGGCGTCAGCGAGATCGTTGCGCTGCCGCTTTTTGTAGCGTCTGGGAGGCATACGACACAGGACATACCATGCAAACTCGGAATACCGGAAGGATACGGGAGCTTTGTGTCGGCCAAGTATGGCAAAGACATCATGATCCATTACAATGAGCCTTTTGGCGATGACCCTGGCGTCACGCAGGTCCTGCTGGAGAAACTGAAGAAGATGGGCTGCTCCGAAAACACCGGGGTATTGCTTGTTGCACATGGCTCCCCGATGAAACATAACGCCGACCTTGTCAACATGACGTCCGACCGCCTGAAAGCATCCGGCGTCAGGAATGTGTTTGTCGGTTTCAACGAATATAATGAACCGACCATAGAGCATTCGTACGAGGAGATGATAGCATCTGGATTCGAAAGAGTGATCGTACTTCCTATGTTTCTCGCTTCCGGCGCTCATATCGGTGAGGAGATACCGGAGAAATTAGGCATACCTGCAGGCAGCAACGGGGGGATAGTGGAGAGAGGAGGCAGGAGCATTTCGGTTTCCTATGCCGAACCCCTTGGACTCAATCCGGACATGAATGATATCCTAGTCAAAAAGATCGAAAAAAGCAGCGCAACATGA
- a CDS encoding uroporphyrinogen-III synthase, with product MTVIAFTRPKRRLSESISLAESEGFTVMAAPSLEIMPRSISDTEQLLRTIRRGDVVVFTSATAAEECGRSPLFRDSVAGAHVVSIGPGTAEALEHLGVATDSMPEEYSSEGIVGHLRGSVKGKKVILIRSDRGSRVLDQGLAAAGAEVVDFAAYSLKPADPGYLKEILDAGNMGKIDVFAFTSPLSAQSFAEAAESRAIKTADMLSKVKVAAIGRPTIDMLTSLGIKVDIIPERATFEDMIAAIKRSFSDPS from the coding sequence TCCATATCTTTGGCCGAGTCAGAAGGGTTCACCGTCATGGCGGCGCCGTCTCTTGAGATAATGCCTCGCAGCATCTCGGATACGGAACAGTTGCTCCGGACGATAAGGCGCGGTGATGTCGTCGTATTTACGTCTGCAACGGCTGCGGAGGAATGCGGAAGGTCTCCGCTGTTCAGAGATTCCGTCGCAGGTGCGCATGTCGTATCCATCGGGCCGGGAACCGCAGAGGCTTTGGAGCATTTGGGAGTGGCCACGGATTCGATGCCGGAGGAGTATAGTTCAGAAGGCATAGTCGGACATCTGCGCGGATCCGTAAAGGGGAAGAAAGTGATACTCATAAGATCGGACCGCGGCTCGCGCGTCCTTGATCAGGGCCTTGCCGCAGCGGGTGCGGAGGTCGTAGATTTTGCCGCCTATAGTCTGAAGCCCGCTGATCCAGGATATCTCAAAGAGATACTGGATGCGGGAAATATGGGAAAGATAGATGTGTTCGCCTTCACGAGTCCCCTTTCCGCACAGTCCTTTGCAGAGGCCGCTGAGAGCAGGGCCATTAAAACCGCAGACATGCTTAGTAAGGTAAAGGTTGCCGCGATAGGCAGACCTACGATCGATATGCTGACGTCTCTCGGTATAAAAGTGGACATTATCCCTGAAAGGGCAACGTTTGAGGACATGATAGCCGCAATAAAGAGGTCCTTCTCGGATCCGAGCTGA